The Novosphingobium terrae genome has a window encoding:
- a CDS encoding type 1 glutamine amidotransferase domain-containing protein: MSRVLILATDGFEQSELTGPRDALHQAGIETVVASPRPGEIKGWQHTDWGDSVAVDQTLDEVNEGSFDALVLPGGQMNPDKLRLEPKAIALVQSFARAGKPVAAICHGPWLLAEANVLQGRTVTSWPSIRTDLRNAGAQVVDQAVVVDGNLITSRKPDDIPAFSKAVIAALQESAAA, from the coding sequence ATGAGCCGTGTCCTTATCCTTGCCACCGATGGCTTTGAACAGTCGGAACTCACCGGCCCGCGCGATGCGCTCCATCAGGCGGGCATCGAGACGGTGGTCGCCAGCCCAAGGCCGGGCGAGATCAAGGGCTGGCAGCACACCGATTGGGGCGACAGCGTGGCGGTGGACCAGACGCTCGATGAGGTGAATGAGGGCAGCTTCGATGCTCTGGTGCTGCCCGGCGGCCAGATGAACCCCGACAAGCTGCGGCTGGAACCCAAGGCCATCGCACTGGTGCAGAGCTTCGCCCGGGCGGGCAAGCCGGTGGCCGCGATCTGCCATGGGCCCTGGCTGCTGGCCGAAGCCAATGTTCTGCAGGGGCGCACCGTCACCAGCTGGCCCTCGATCCGCACCGATCTGCGCAATGCGGGGGCTCAGGTGGTGGATCAGGCGGTGGTGGTCGACGGCAATCTGATCACCAGCCGCAAGCCGGACGATATTCCGGCCTTTTCCAAAGCCGTGATCGCGGCCTTGCAGGAAAGCGCGGCGGCCTAG
- a CDS encoding UrcA family protein produces the protein MTYRMSFFARCALFSGLMVAAASPVAAQDLNQDPDRAPRLEINLAGVDVTTPKGEALARRRISGAARSVCAGLPDPDGFNLQATACANTARQQGYQQLSDLRQTQLARRMQTGKTVDYALKTR, from the coding sequence ATGACCTACAGAATGAGCTTTTTTGCCCGCTGCGCTCTGTTTTCTGGCCTGATGGTGGCCGCCGCTTCCCCGGTTGCGGCGCAGGATCTGAACCAGGACCCCGATCGCGCGCCGCGTCTGGAGATCAACCTTGCGGGCGTGGATGTGACCACGCCAAAGGGTGAGGCTCTGGCCCGGCGCCGGATCAGCGGGGCGGCGCGCAGCGTATGCGCCGGTCTGCCCGATCCCGACGGGTTCAACCTTCAGGCCACCGCCTGCGCCAACACCGCGCGTCAGCAGGGCTATCAGCAGCTGTCAGACCTGCGCCAGACCCAGCTGGCCCGGCGCATGCAGACCGGCAAGACCGTCGATTACGCCCTGAAGACGCGTTGA